The following are encoded in a window of Periplaneta americana isolate PAMFEO1 chromosome 13, P.americana_PAMFEO1_priV1, whole genome shotgun sequence genomic DNA:
- the cm gene encoding AP-3 complex subunit mu-1, whose protein sequence is MIHSLFIINSSGDVFMEKHWKSVVSRSVCDYFFDQQRKVGSPEDMPPVIATPHHYLISIHRCCMFFVAVCMTEVPPLFVIEFLHRVVDTFEDYFSECTESIIKEHYVVVYELLDEMLDNGFPLATESNILKELIKPPNILRTIANTVTGKSNVSATLPSGQLSNVPWRRTGVKYTNNEAYFDVVEEVDAIIDKAGSTVFAEIQGYIDCCIKLSGMPDLTLSFMNPRLFDDVSFHPCVRFKRWESERILSFIPPDGNFRLMSYHIGSQNIVAIPIYVRHNISFREAGGGRLDITVGPKQTIGRTVESVIIEIPMPRAVLNCSLTPNQGKYSFDPVSKVLIWDVGRIDTAKLPSLRGTINLQSGAAAVESNPAINVQFTISQLAVSGLKVNRLDMYGEKYKPFKGVKYITKAGRFQIRM, encoded by the exons ATGATTCATAGCCTCtttataataaattcatcagG GGATGTGTTTATGGAGAAACACTGGAAGAGTGTCGTATCACGCTCAGTATGTGATTATTTCTTCGATCAACAGCGGAAAGTTGGCAGTCCTGAAGATATGCCACCTGTCATTGCAACCCCTCATCATTATTTAATCAGTATCCATAGATGCTGTATGTTTTTTGTAGCAGTTTGCATGACTGAAG ttccTCCATTATTTGTTATTGAATTTCTTCATCGAGTGGTTGACACATTTGAAGATTACTTCAGTGAATGTACTGAATCCATCATCAAGGAGCACTATGTTGTGGTTTATGAG cTTCTTGATGAAATGTTGGACAATGGATTTCCACTGGCTACAGAATCTAACATTTTGAAAGAACTTATCAAACCACCAAATATCTTGAGAACAATAGCAAACACAGTTACTGGGAAATCCAA TGTCAGTGCAACACTTCCAAGTGGCCAATTGTCTAATGTCCCCTGGCGTCGCACTGGTGTCAAGTACACCAACAATGAAGCTTATTTTGATGTGGTGGAAGAAGTGGATGCCATCATTGACAAGGCTGGATCTACAGTGTTTGCTGAAATACAAGGATAT ATTGACTGCTGTATCAAATTAAGTGGCATGCCTGATCTGACACTATCATTTATGAATCCTCGGTTATTTGATGACGTTAGTTTTCATCCTTGTGTTCGTTTCAAGAGATGGGAG TCTGAGAGAATCTTGTCTTTCATTCCACCTGATGGCAATTTTCGGTTAATGTCTTATCATATTGGATCTCAAAATATTGTGGCCATTCCAATATATGTACGCCATAACATATCCTTCCGGGAAGCAGGCGGTGGGCGTCTTGACATTACTGTCGGACCAAAGCAAACCATTGGTAGAACA GTTGAATCTGTGATTATTGAGATACCCATGCCGAGGGCTGTCCTTAATTGCAGCCTCACTCCCAATCAAGGGAAATACTCGTTTGATCCCGTTAGTAAAGTACTGATCTGGGATGTAGGACGTATTGATACAGCAAAGTTGCCTAGCTTGCGTGGCACG ATCAATCTCCAGTCTGGTGCAGCGGCTGTGGAGTCAAATCCAGCTATCAAT GTCCAGTTCACCATCAGCCAGCTAGCTGTTTCGGGACTCAAAGTGAATCGTCTTGATATGTATGGTGAAAAGTACAAACCTTTTAAAGGTGTCAAATACATTACGAAAGCTGGTCGCTTCCAGATCAGAATGTAA